A window of the Thermoleophilia bacterium SCSIO 60948 genome harbors these coding sequences:
- a CDS encoding TetR/AcrR family transcriptional regulator, producing MPAATVTSHERWVEAGFEGLVAGGPDAVRVEPLATRLGVTKGGFYGRFGSRDAFLATLLDEWERRSVDDVVALVESEGGEAGERIRRAGALTFSDELLPIDLAVRAWARTDPGVAGRLHGVDEQRLGYLRSQFATLYADPDEVEARSTLAFAAVIGEHFITAGHGERSRAEVLGLVTELIVGA from the coding sequence ATGCCGGCGGCGACCGTGACCTCGCATGAGCGCTGGGTCGAGGCCGGCTTCGAAGGGCTGGTCGCCGGCGGGCCCGACGCCGTTCGGGTCGAGCCGCTCGCAACGCGACTCGGTGTCACGAAGGGCGGGTTCTATGGACGCTTCGGTAGCCGCGACGCGTTTCTCGCGACGCTTCTCGACGAGTGGGAGCGACGCAGCGTCGATGACGTCGTGGCCCTGGTCGAGTCCGAGGGCGGCGAGGCGGGCGAGCGGATCCGCCGCGCCGGCGCGCTGACCTTCTCGGACGAGCTGCTGCCGATCGACCTCGCCGTCCGGGCCTGGGCGCGGACGGACCCAGGTGTCGCGGGGCGCCTACATGGCGTCGACGAGCAGCGCCTCGGCTACCTGCGCTCGCAGTTCGCGACCCTTTACGCGGACCCCGACGAGGTCGAGGCGCGCAGCACGCTCGCCTTCGCCGCCGTGATCGGCGAGCACTTCATCACCGCCGGGCACGGCGAGCGAAGCCGCGCCGAGGTCCTAGGGCTCGTGACCGAACTGATCGTCGGCGCCTGA
- a CDS encoding GNAT family N-acetyltransferase codes for MGATAGAGTAGESATVGRVTDHAELPRLVTTLAAAFSTDAVMLHLVPEEHRPRLLPVLFRRVVRDYFEIGEVFSAAGRGAALWAPPGGYPIGGWTGLRQLPMALRVFGRRPLRSVRTEAKLLAGLPDQPYWYLDVIGVDPAAHSRGIGSALLEAKLSEVDAAEAPAHLTASSARSRDLYVRHGFEVFEEFALPDDGPTLWRMWREPR; via the coding sequence ATGGGCGCGACCGCCGGAGCGGGGACCGCGGGTGAATCGGCGACGGTCGGCCGCGTGACCGACCACGCCGAGCTGCCGCGGCTCGTGACGACGCTCGCGGCGGCGTTCTCCACGGACGCGGTGATGCTCCATCTCGTTCCCGAGGAGCACCGGCCGCGACTGCTGCCGGTGCTGTTCAGACGCGTCGTTCGCGACTACTTCGAGATCGGCGAGGTGTTCAGCGCCGCCGGGCGCGGCGCCGCGCTCTGGGCGCCGCCGGGCGGCTATCCGATCGGCGGCTGGACGGGCCTGCGCCAGCTGCCGATGGCACTGCGGGTGTTCGGGCGCCGACCGCTGCGATCGGTCCGCACCGAGGCGAAGCTGCTCGCCGGCCTGCCGGACCAGCCCTACTGGTACCTCGACGTGATCGGCGTCGACCCGGCGGCCCACAGCCGCGGGATCGGCTCGGCACTGCTCGAGGCGAAGCTCTCCGAGGTCGACGCCGCGGAGGCGCCGGCGCACCTCACGGCGAGCTCCGCGCGGAGTCGCGACCTCTACGTGCGCCACGGCTTCGAGGTCTTCGAGGAGTTCGCACTGCCCGACGACGGACCGACGCTCTGGCGCATGTGGCGCGAGCCGCGCTAG
- the purE gene encoding 5-(carboxyamino)imidazole ribonucleotide mutase, protein MGSSSDLPTMRGAVDVLDEFGVSSEVRVVSAHRTPGEMIEFGESAADRGLQVLIAGAGGAAHLPGMLAATTHLPVIGVPVPLRNLDGLDSLLSIVQMPAGIPVATVAIGASKNAGLLAARILSVSDAGLAERLIAYREQLRRIAFDGDRSVAAELADRET, encoded by the coding sequence ATGGGCTCGAGCTCCGACCTGCCGACGATGCGCGGTGCCGTCGACGTCCTGGACGAGTTCGGGGTGTCCTCCGAGGTTCGGGTCGTGTCCGCCCACCGGACCCCGGGCGAGATGATCGAGTTCGGCGAGAGCGCCGCCGACCGCGGTCTCCAGGTCCTGATCGCGGGTGCCGGTGGTGCCGCCCATCTGCCGGGCATGCTGGCGGCGACGACTCACCTGCCCGTGATCGGCGTGCCCGTGCCGCTTCGAAACCTCGACGGACTCGACTCGCTGCTCTCGATCGTCCAGATGCCGGCCGGGATCCCGGTCGCCACCGTTGCGATCGGCGCGAGCAAGAACGCCGGCCTGCTCGCCGCCCGCATCCTCTCGGTCTCGGACGCCGGACTGGCTGAGCGCCTCATCGCCTACCGCGAGCAGCTCCGCCGGATCGCGTTCGACGGAGACCGCTCGGTCGCGGCGGAGCTCGCCGACCGCGAGACCTGA